A genome region from Thalassotalea euphylliae includes the following:
- the mazG gene encoding nucleoside triphosphate pyrophosphohydrolase, with translation MINIDMKDAPASMAKLRWIMAQLRDPETGCPWDLKQDFASIVPHTIEEAYEVAEAINQQDFSELEKELGDLLFQVVFYSQLGAEQKRFDFDSVVAAICEKLIRRHPHVFGDKTLTTDADIKANWENEKANERKQKNQQENLSILADIPQALPALSRANKIQKRCAHVGFDWDNISQCFEKVEEEVAEVKAELTSDLTNSAQQARLGEELGDLLFAVVNVCRHAKQDPEALLRAANDKFSKRFKHVEQQATSSGKTMAEHDLTTLEQFWQSAKQVEKNGYEQPQQGQTELQAAQTKQTSSKP, from the coding sequence ATGATAAATATCGATATGAAAGATGCACCGGCATCAATGGCAAAGCTGCGCTGGATTATGGCGCAGCTACGCGATCCTGAAACGGGCTGCCCATGGGATCTCAAGCAAGACTTCGCATCAATTGTTCCACACACTATTGAAGAAGCCTATGAAGTGGCTGAGGCCATTAACCAGCAAGACTTTTCTGAGTTAGAAAAAGAGCTTGGCGACTTATTGTTTCAAGTGGTGTTCTACAGCCAGTTGGGAGCAGAGCAAAAGCGGTTTGATTTTGATTCGGTTGTGGCGGCAATTTGTGAAAAGTTGATCCGTCGCCACCCCCATGTCTTTGGTGATAAAACGCTAACGACGGACGCTGATATTAAAGCGAATTGGGAAAATGAAAAAGCGAATGAGCGAAAGCAAAAAAATCAGCAAGAGAATTTAAGTATTTTGGCCGATATACCGCAGGCGTTACCGGCATTATCACGAGCTAATAAGATTCAAAAGCGTTGTGCGCACGTTGGCTTTGACTGGGATAATATTTCGCAATGCTTTGAGAAAGTCGAAGAAGAAGTTGCCGAAGTTAAAGCAGAGTTGACCAGTGATTTAACCAATAGCGCACAACAAGCAAGGCTAGGGGAAGAGCTGGGGGATTTACTCTTTGCTGTGGTTAATGTTTGTCGTCATGCTAAACAAGACCCTGAAGCGCTACTGCGAGCCGCAAATGATAAATTCAGTAAACGATTCAAGCATGTTGAACAGCAAGCGACAAGCTCCGGTAAAACTATGGCTGAACATGACTTAACGACGCTAGAGCAGTTTTGGCAAAGTGCTAAGCAGGTAGAAAAAAACGGTTACGAGCAACCCCAGCAGGGTCAAACTGAGTTGCAGGCAGCTCAAACAAAGCAAACTTCTTCTAAGCCTTAG
- the relA gene encoding GTP diphosphokinase: protein MVSVRKSHQISATSFEHWLAELQLSDTKAQSLQALWLQVQSKFTDHDIALAKAKEMVEILAELNLDKDSLIAAILTPLIDEQVYDTLEVQEQYGQQVYMLCKGVQQMQAIKTLQQTQTNKVAANQVDNIRKMLLAMVEDVRAVVIKLAERLCYLRLVKNSEEDIRVLAAKETANIYAPLANRLGIGQLKWELEDIAFRYLHPETYKKIAKWLDEKRLAREQYMVDFVDSLQQQLEAVKVKGQVYGRPKHIYSIWKKMQNKSLDFEQLFDVRAVRIIAEELQDCYAALGVVHTNWKHLPSEFDDYVATPKPNGYQSIHTVVLGPEGKSVEIQIRTEQMHQDAELGVAAHWRYKEGSASGKTSGFDEKIEWLRKILQWQEDVSESGEMLDELRSQVFEDRIYAFTPNGDVIDLPVGATPLDFAYYIHSNVGHCCIGAKVFGRIVPFTYQLQTGDQVEILTSKQPNPSRDWLNPNLGYIHSARARAKVQHFFKLLDRDKYIELGKQTLENELTKSQIAEVDLLDAAKRFNVGSVEDLYAAIGSGNARLQQVVNYLQQQVAKDQPEPEIDPQSLVSQQAANKKPARNDGVIVSGVGNLMTHMAKCCLPVPGDDILGFITQGRGISVHRSDCEQLANSLEQNPEREIEVQWGHEQQKSYQATLQVTASDRHGLLRDISTIIANERVLITGMASHSDKFKQTTRMSFTVEIANSSMLNRIVTKLRQLDDIIDVKRLSH from the coding sequence ATGGTATCGGTACGCAAGTCTCATCAAATCTCAGCGACTAGTTTTGAGCACTGGTTAGCAGAGCTTCAACTAAGTGACACAAAAGCCCAATCTTTGCAGGCATTATGGCTGCAAGTGCAAAGCAAGTTTACCGATCATGATATTGCGCTCGCCAAAGCCAAAGAAATGGTGGAAATATTAGCCGAGCTGAACCTAGACAAAGATTCATTAATTGCGGCTATCTTAACGCCACTGATTGACGAGCAGGTTTATGACACGCTTGAAGTGCAAGAGCAATACGGTCAGCAAGTTTATATGTTGTGTAAAGGCGTGCAGCAAATGCAGGCAATTAAAACCCTGCAACAAACCCAAACCAATAAAGTGGCAGCAAACCAAGTAGATAACATCCGCAAAATGTTGCTGGCGATGGTGGAGGATGTTCGCGCTGTGGTTATCAAGCTCGCTGAGCGTTTGTGTTATTTACGTTTGGTGAAAAACAGCGAGGAAGACATTCGCGTACTCGCCGCAAAAGAAACGGCAAATATTTATGCGCCGCTAGCCAACCGACTAGGTATTGGTCAACTAAAGTGGGAGCTAGAAGATATTGCTTTTCGCTACCTACACCCAGAAACCTACAAAAAAATCGCGAAATGGCTTGATGAAAAACGCTTGGCGCGCGAGCAATACATGGTCGATTTTGTTGATAGCTTGCAGCAGCAATTAGAGGCGGTAAAGGTGAAAGGGCAAGTGTATGGCCGTCCTAAGCACATTTACAGCATTTGGAAGAAAATGCAAAACAAGTCGTTAGATTTTGAGCAGCTGTTTGATGTACGAGCGGTGCGAATTATCGCCGAAGAACTGCAAGACTGTTACGCCGCATTGGGGGTAGTGCACACCAATTGGAAGCACTTGCCGAGTGAGTTTGACGACTATGTTGCTACCCCTAAGCCAAATGGCTATCAATCGATTCACACTGTGGTGCTGGGGCCTGAAGGCAAGTCGGTTGAAATTCAAATACGTACCGAGCAAATGCACCAAGATGCTGAGCTCGGCGTGGCAGCGCACTGGCGTTATAAAGAAGGCAGTGCTAGCGGTAAAACCTCAGGCTTTGATGAAAAAATTGAGTGGCTACGCAAGATTTTGCAATGGCAAGAGGATGTCTCAGAAAGCGGTGAAATGCTTGATGAACTGCGCAGCCAAGTATTTGAAGACCGAATTTATGCCTTTACGCCCAATGGCGACGTGATTGATTTACCTGTTGGCGCAACGCCACTCGATTTCGCGTACTATATTCACTCCAATGTTGGTCACTGTTGTATTGGTGCTAAGGTATTTGGGCGAATTGTGCCTTTTACTTATCAATTACAAACCGGTGACCAGGTTGAAATTCTCACCAGCAAGCAGCCTAATCCAAGTCGCGATTGGCTAAACCCAAACTTGGGCTATATTCACTCAGCGCGCGCGCGCGCCAAGGTTCAGCACTTTTTTAAATTGCTTGATCGCGATAAATATATCGAGCTGGGCAAGCAAACGCTGGAAAATGAACTAACGAAAAGTCAAATAGCAGAGGTGGATTTACTCGATGCTGCCAAACGTTTTAACGTTGGCAGTGTTGAAGATCTCTATGCTGCTATTGGCTCAGGTAATGCGCGTTTGCAGCAAGTTGTAAATTACTTGCAGCAACAAGTTGCAAAAGATCAGCCTGAGCCTGAAATCGACCCGCAATCACTCGTCAGCCAGCAAGCGGCTAATAAAAAGCCTGCGCGCAATGATGGTGTGATTGTCTCTGGCGTTGGTAATTTGATGACACACATGGCGAAGTGTTGCTTACCTGTGCCGGGTGATGACATTCTCGGCTTTATTACGCAAGGTCGCGGCATTTCCGTGCATCGCAGTGATTGTGAGCAATTAGCGAACTCGCTTGAACAAAATCCAGAGCGTGAAATAGAAGTGCAATGGGGGCATGAACAGCAAAAAAGCTACCAAGCAACCTTACAAGTGACCGCAAGTGATCGCCACGGCTTATTAAGAGACATTTCGACCATTATTGCCAACGAGCGAGTGCTTATCACGGGGATGGCAAGTCATTCTGACAAGTTTAAGCAAACCACCCGAATGAGCTTTACGGTAGAAATTGCCAACAGCAGTATGCTCAATCGCATCGTCACTAAGCTTCGTCAACTTGATGATATTATTGACGTTAAACGGCTATCACATTAA
- the rlmD gene encoding 23S rRNA (uracil(1939)-C(5))-methyltransferase RlmD, which yields MAKIFQAPKSSARNQKLLGQVIKLTIDRLDVNGIGVGRYQKKPVFVANTLVGEHVQAKVIETNSKFIKAKVVKVAHLNNQRQNPVCEHYYVCGGCDLQHLSHQGQLTFKQQKVTELFARQGLTALPWQPAVTGRDWHYRRKARIGVQYNKLGEATLGFRQKESNTLVPIKYCHVLSKPLASINTALANVLEELAEPKSIGHIEVIQAKQTRLVIRQLRKLSAHAKTVWQQAAKQHHWQVSFDYGDEDSDLSALEETENQPLSYELDCLIDRSIDSSIDGSLGSPDKGSDQNSDNKSITIKFAPNDFIQVNDEVNQLMVKQALNWLELAADDVVLDLFCGLGNFSLPMAKQVAKVVGVEGVQAMVDSAAANAGRNQITNAAFYQLDLNSDWQDQAWQAHQFNKVLLDPARAGALEACEQLATIEAKCILYVSCDPQTLARDAKVLSEQSYQVKKIGLIDMFNHTKHVETMVLFERIATN from the coding sequence ATGGCAAAAATATTTCAAGCACCTAAATCATCTGCTCGCAATCAAAAGTTGTTGGGGCAGGTTATTAAACTCACTATCGATCGCCTTGACGTTAATGGCATCGGTGTTGGCCGTTATCAAAAAAAGCCCGTATTTGTCGCAAACACCTTAGTGGGTGAACATGTGCAAGCCAAGGTCATTGAAACTAACAGTAAGTTTATTAAAGCGAAAGTCGTTAAAGTTGCTCACCTGAATAACCAGCGCCAAAATCCTGTATGTGAGCACTATTACGTTTGTGGTGGCTGCGATCTTCAGCACTTATCTCATCAAGGACAGCTCACCTTTAAGCAGCAAAAAGTGACAGAGCTTTTTGCTCGTCAAGGGCTTACAGCCTTGCCGTGGCAACCTGCGGTTACCGGACGCGATTGGCACTACCGTCGTAAGGCTCGTATTGGTGTGCAGTACAACAAGCTAGGTGAGGCAACGCTCGGATTTAGACAAAAAGAAAGTAACACCTTAGTGCCGATTAAATATTGCCATGTACTATCAAAACCCTTGGCGTCGATTAACACAGCACTCGCTAATGTGCTGGAAGAGTTAGCTGAGCCTAAAAGTATCGGTCATATTGAAGTTATTCAAGCTAAACAGACAAGGTTAGTTATCAGACAATTACGCAAGCTTTCTGCACATGCTAAAACCGTTTGGCAACAAGCCGCGAAACAGCATCACTGGCAAGTGAGCTTTGACTATGGCGATGAGGACAGTGATTTATCCGCGTTAGAAGAGACGGAAAACCAACCGCTGAGCTATGAACTTGATTGTTTGATCGACCGTTCAATAGACAGTTCAATCGACGGCTCACTTGGTAGCCCAGATAAGGGCTCAGATCAAAATTCAGATAACAAAAGCATTACTATTAAGTTTGCACCCAATGACTTTATTCAAGTCAATGATGAGGTGAACCAACTTATGGTCAAGCAGGCGCTCAACTGGCTTGAACTAGCAGCTGACGATGTGGTGTTAGATTTGTTTTGTGGCTTAGGTAACTTTTCTTTGCCAATGGCAAAACAAGTCGCAAAGGTAGTTGGAGTTGAAGGTGTGCAAGCTATGGTGGATAGCGCTGCGGCAAATGCCGGTCGCAACCAAATCACGAATGCAGCATTTTATCAGCTTGACCTTAATAGTGATTGGCAAGATCAAGCATGGCAAGCGCATCAATTTAATAAAGTCTTACTCGATCCAGCACGTGCTGGCGCGCTGGAAGCTTGTGAGCAACTGGCCACGATAGAGGCGAAGTGCATTTTGTATGTCAGTTGTGATCCACAAACCTTAGCGCGTGATGCTAAAGTGCTCAGCGAACAGAGTTATCAGGTGAAAAAAATTGGTTTAATCGACATGTTCAACCACACAAAGCATGTTGAAACTATGGTATTGTTTGAGCGTATTGCAACAAATTAG
- the barA gene encoding two-component sensor histidine kinase BarA, producing MHKISLKDWVVLLTIVPTTLIGLGIGGYFSYNRYVELDEYLTLRAKSIAEPIAIVGVEPIIEKNRDILRRLIGTAHRNHSDIVKNITIFTADNQIFVTSAYHGDTGLLRLKPEQLIPQQTMVEVVPNYLIFRTPIYDDIRQQSPNLVYENALGYIAIQIDRNKVQFRQQSQIVIALGIVVFGSLISAIFAFRLIKNVTRPVTSMVQAVDRIREGKLESRVSGQLVGELNFLKNGINAMAQSLGDYHDEMQRSVDQATVDLRESLEQFEIQNVELDIAKRKAQEANKVKSEFLANMSHELRTPLNGVIGFTRQVLKTPLGDTQRDYLQTIERSANNLLAIINDILDFSKLDAGKMVIESIPFTLRESLEESLTLLAPSAHKKNIELSLRIAPQVPDSLIGDAMRIKQILINLANNAIKFTDKGAVCIDVDIEHQQDNKASFKVTVTDTGIGMNSEQQKTIFEAFGQADKSVTRLYGGTGLGLVISQRLAQEMQGDIGFISEEREGSTFWFTFKCEINPVILAHALPVEALASKSILYFEPHTHSRIATSDILTSWHMQVMPIGTLDELTTELEQNQHYDFALISHDVTPAALPELKALIALLQKRTNTIHLAVNSNSPSLHEVLIGNGATSCLSKPITPSRLAKSLMPQHHENTTQVPIVGEQKLPIKVLAVDDNDANLKLIHALLAEQVQEIHTACNGQEAVNLCQSEKFALIFMDIQMPVMDGITALKTIKAQTFNDETPIIAVTAHALSGEKEKLMVEGFSSYMTKPIDESMLKHTIYEYCDLTLLSPKTETTAHAEIKSPTVIDAASFTLPIQTNAIDWQLALTRTGNKVDLAKDMLSGLVNSLPETKSLINEAIVCQDIEQVNTLIHKLNGACCYTGVPALGKITHQIETMLKQGQLLDQLEPEFFEFFEHIDNVLDEAPKVLEEVEELSSQS from the coding sequence ATGCACAAAATAAGTCTTAAAGACTGGGTTGTTTTGCTTACCATAGTGCCAACGACACTGATTGGCCTTGGCATTGGTGGCTACTTTTCTTACAACCGATATGTTGAATTAGACGAATACCTAACGCTTCGTGCTAAAAGTATCGCCGAGCCTATTGCGATTGTCGGTGTTGAACCCATTATTGAGAAAAATCGTGATATCTTGCGCCGCTTGATTGGTACCGCGCATCGTAACCACTCTGATATTGTTAAAAATATTACGATTTTTACCGCTGATAATCAGATTTTTGTAACGAGTGCTTATCATGGCGACACTGGCTTGTTGCGACTTAAACCTGAACAACTGATTCCACAGCAAACCATGGTTGAAGTGGTGCCAAACTACTTGATATTCCGCACGCCAATATACGATGACATTCGACAGCAATCGCCAAACCTAGTGTATGAAAATGCGCTTGGCTATATCGCCATTCAAATTGATCGCAACAAAGTGCAATTTCGTCAGCAAAGTCAGATTGTTATTGCCTTGGGCATCGTGGTTTTTGGCTCACTGATCAGTGCAATTTTTGCCTTTAGATTAATTAAAAACGTAACCCGCCCAGTAACTTCAATGGTGCAAGCGGTTGATCGTATTCGTGAAGGCAAGCTTGAAAGCCGTGTTAGTGGTCAACTGGTCGGCGAACTCAACTTTCTTAAAAACGGTATTAACGCAATGGCGCAGAGCCTTGGTGACTACCATGACGAGATGCAACGCAGTGTTGACCAAGCAACCGTTGATTTACGCGAAAGTTTAGAGCAATTTGAAATTCAAAACGTTGAGTTAGATATTGCTAAGCGCAAGGCACAAGAAGCAAACAAGGTTAAATCTGAGTTCTTAGCCAACATGAGTCACGAGCTAAGAACGCCGCTGAATGGCGTTATCGGCTTTACTCGCCAAGTACTTAAAACACCGCTAGGCGATACCCAACGAGATTACCTACAAACCATTGAACGTTCTGCCAATAACTTGTTAGCCATTATCAACGACATTCTCGATTTCTCGAAACTCGATGCTGGCAAAATGGTCATAGAAAGTATTCCATTTACATTGCGTGAATCCTTAGAAGAATCGTTAACCTTATTGGCGCCAAGTGCTCACAAAAAGAATATTGAATTGTCACTGCGAATCGCGCCACAAGTACCGGATTCGTTAATTGGCGATGCGATGCGAATTAAGCAGATTCTGATCAACCTTGCCAACAATGCGATAAAATTTACCGATAAAGGTGCTGTCTGTATTGATGTTGATATCGAACATCAGCAAGACAATAAAGCGAGCTTTAAAGTTACGGTTACCGATACCGGTATTGGCATGAACAGTGAGCAACAAAAAACAATTTTCGAAGCCTTTGGTCAAGCGGATAAAAGTGTTACCCGCCTTTATGGTGGCACTGGGCTTGGCTTAGTTATCTCACAGCGACTCGCCCAAGAGATGCAAGGTGATATTGGCTTTATCAGTGAAGAGCGAGAAGGTTCAACGTTCTGGTTCACCTTTAAGTGCGAGATTAACCCGGTTATTTTGGCTCACGCATTGCCAGTTGAAGCATTAGCCAGTAAAAGCATTCTATATTTTGAACCGCACACGCATAGCAGAATTGCCACCAGTGACATTTTAACAAGCTGGCACATGCAGGTAATGCCAATTGGTACCTTGGACGAGTTGACCACTGAACTAGAACAAAATCAGCATTATGACTTTGCTCTTATCAGCCATGATGTCACGCCAGCAGCATTACCAGAGCTAAAAGCGCTCATTGCGCTACTTCAAAAACGTACCAACACCATTCACTTGGCCGTGAACAGTAATTCACCGAGCTTACATGAAGTATTAATAGGTAATGGCGCGACAAGTTGCCTAAGCAAACCTATCACGCCTTCTCGACTGGCTAAATCGTTAATGCCGCAGCATCACGAGAATACTACGCAAGTGCCTATTGTTGGCGAGCAAAAACTACCGATTAAGGTACTCGCCGTAGACGACAATGATGCTAATTTAAAATTAATTCATGCACTGCTAGCTGAACAAGTGCAAGAAATACATACCGCTTGCAACGGTCAAGAAGCGGTCAATTTATGCCAAAGTGAAAAATTCGCCTTAATCTTTATGGACATTCAAATGCCTGTAATGGATGGCATTACTGCCCTTAAAACCATCAAAGCGCAGACGTTTAATGATGAAACACCGATTATTGCGGTTACCGCCCATGCACTTAGTGGCGAGAAAGAAAAGTTAATGGTGGAAGGCTTTAGTTCTTACATGACTAAGCCCATTGATGAGTCAATGTTAAAGCACACCATATACGAATACTGTGATTTAACCTTACTAAGTCCAAAAACCGAGACAACTGCGCACGCCGAGATAAAATCCCCCACAGTGATTGATGCCGCGAGTTTTACACTCCCTATTCAAACGAACGCGATAGACTGGCAGCTTGCTTTAACTCGAACAGGTAATAAAGTCGATTTAGCAAAAGATATGCTTTCAGGTCTAGTCAACAGTTTGCCGGAAACGAAATCACTGATTAACGAAGCCATTGTTTGCCAAGATATCGAACAAGTTAACACGCTTATTCACAAGCTTAACGGTGCTTGTTGCTATACAGGAGTTCCAGCACTTGGCAAGATCACCCACCAAATCGAAACTATGCTCAAACAAGGGCAGTTATTAGATCAACTTGAGCCTGAGTTTTTTGAGTTCTTCGAACATATAGATAATGTCCTCGATGAAGCACCTAAAGTGCTGGAAGAAGTCGAAGAATTAAGTAGTCAAAGCTAA
- the acpS gene encoding holo-ACP synthase: protein MSVVGVGTDIVEVSRIAQMNDAVKQRLAERVLTASELAIYAAHHQPQADSFLAKRWAAKEAAAKSLGTGIADGVSFQHFVIENLPSGAPVLTLSDRALALANELGASHWHISISDEKHYALAFVVLSS from the coding sequence ATGTCTGTGGTTGGTGTTGGTACTGATATTGTCGAAGTAAGCCGTATCGCGCAAATGAATGATGCGGTGAAACAACGCTTAGCAGAGCGAGTGCTGACCGCAAGCGAACTTGCGATTTATGCAGCGCACCACCAGCCACAAGCAGACAGCTTTCTTGCCAAACGCTGGGCAGCTAAAGAAGCGGCGGCGAAATCATTAGGTACAGGAATCGCCGATGGCGTTTCGTTTCAGCACTTTGTCATTGAAAACCTACCCTCAGGTGCACCAGTATTAACTTTATCTGATCGCGCCTTAGCGCTTGCTAACGAGCTTGGTGCAAGTCATTGGCACATTTCTATATCTGATGAGAAGCATTACGCACTCGCTTTTGTTGTCTTGTCGAGCTAG
- the pdxJ gene encoding pyridoxine 5'-phosphate synthase produces the protein MKDILLGVNVDHIATLRQARGTTYPDPVHAASVAEHAGADGITIHLREDRRHIQDRDVHVMKETLQTRMNLEMAVTEEMIAIACDVKPTFVCLVPEKREELTTEGGLDVAGQLAKVTDAVERLADAGILVSLFIDADKAQIDAAKATNAPFIEIHTGHYADATSEEAQLAELARLRQGIEYADSIGLKVNAGHGLNYHNVKPIAAIEQIIELNIGHAIIARAAIDGLEKATRDMKRLMLEARL, from the coding sequence ATGAAGGACATTTTATTAGGGGTCAATGTTGACCATATCGCCACACTGCGCCAAGCACGTGGCACGACTTACCCAGATCCTGTGCACGCGGCGAGTGTTGCTGAACATGCTGGTGCTGATGGTATTACCATTCACTTACGTGAAGACCGTCGTCATATTCAAGATCGTGATGTACATGTGATGAAAGAAACTTTGCAAACACGTATGAACCTAGAAATGGCTGTAACCGAAGAAATGATCGCCATTGCCTGCGATGTTAAGCCAACCTTTGTTTGCTTAGTGCCGGAAAAACGTGAAGAGTTAACCACTGAAGGTGGCTTAGACGTGGCCGGTCAGTTAGCTAAAGTAACCGATGCTGTTGAACGATTAGCGGATGCTGGTATTTTAGTTAGCCTATTTATTGACGCCGATAAAGCGCAAATTGACGCTGCTAAAGCCACTAATGCACCTTTTATCGAAATTCATACAGGTCATTACGCCGATGCTACAAGTGAGGAAGCACAGCTTGCTGAGCTAGCAAGGCTTCGCCAAGGTATTGAATATGCTGATAGCATTGGACTAAAAGTCAACGCTGGTCATGGCCTTAACTATCATAATGTTAAACCGATCGCTGCAATAGAGCAGATCATTGAATTGAACATAGGGCATGCGATTATTGCCCGTGCAGCAATTGATGGCCTAGAAAAAGCTACTCGTGATATGAAGCGACTAATGCTTGAGGCACGTCTGTAA
- the recO gene encoding DNA repair protein RecO → MHTLQRQPQPQAAFLLHSRPYQEHKLLVELLTAEDGKVAAVIYAGKSAKSNKKALLQPFLPLTVTLKGKSQLKSLQTIEANGKSLLLSGEPLYCSFYVNELLVRLLPEQVPCPWLFERYQQTLLCLAEQGVDQQALRQFELALLEELGIGLDFFALQSIQTDTVSFNLDSGFTEPLSSLPTYSKTALLAIASGEFNDKANLYTAKTLMRNIINQLLGNKPLNSRSLFDKK, encoded by the coding sequence TTGCACACTCTACAGCGACAGCCACAGCCACAAGCCGCATTCTTACTCCATAGTCGGCCTTACCAAGAGCACAAACTTTTGGTTGAGTTATTAACGGCAGAAGACGGGAAGGTTGCTGCTGTGATTTATGCTGGCAAAAGTGCTAAATCGAATAAAAAAGCCTTACTTCAGCCATTCCTGCCTTTGACGGTCACGCTTAAAGGTAAAAGTCAGCTTAAGTCGCTGCAAACCATCGAGGCCAATGGTAAGTCCCTGCTACTCAGCGGTGAGCCGTTGTATTGCAGCTTTTATGTCAATGAATTACTGGTGAGGTTGCTACCTGAACAAGTGCCTTGCCCTTGGTTATTTGAACGCTACCAACAAACCTTATTGTGCCTAGCCGAGCAAGGTGTTGATCAACAAGCACTGCGACAGTTTGAGTTAGCCTTGCTAGAAGAGTTAGGCATAGGGCTAGATTTTTTTGCACTGCAAAGCATTCAAACAGATACCGTTAGCTTTAATCTTGACTCTGGCTTTACTGAGCCGCTTTCGAGCTTACCTACGTATTCAAAAACAGCATTGCTTGCTATTGCCTCAGGGGAGTTTAACGATAAGGCAAACCTGTATACAGCAAAAACCTTAATGCGTAATATCATCAATCAATTGCTGGGTAACAAACCACTTAACAGCCGAAGCCTGTTTGATAAAAAATAA
- the era gene encoding GTPase Era, translating to MTADTQKCGLVAIVGRPNVGKSTLLNALLGQKISITSRKPQTTRHRILGILTEDEYQAVLVDTPGLHSEEKRAINRLMNRAASSSISEVELIVFLVEGTHWTGDDELVLNKVKQSGVPCILAINKIDNVQDKEELLPHLQKLGEMHDFKDIMPISATKGDNVEKIKQLCFDALPEGGFWFPEDYITDRSSRFMASEILREKLMRFTGDELPYSTTVEIEQFKQDEKGILHINALVLVERNSQKRMIIGNKGEKLKTMGQEARRDMQALFGQQVFLETWVKVKTGWADDERALRSLGYGDDYSG from the coding sequence ACTCAATGCTCTACTTGGCCAAAAGATCAGTATTACCTCACGTAAGCCACAAACTACGCGCCATCGCATTTTAGGGATTTTAACCGAAGACGAATACCAAGCTGTGCTGGTTGACACTCCAGGTTTACACTCGGAAGAAAAGCGTGCCATTAACCGGTTAATGAACCGCGCTGCGAGTAGCTCAATTTCCGAAGTTGAATTGATTGTCTTCTTAGTTGAAGGGACGCATTGGACAGGTGATGATGAGCTTGTGCTCAACAAGGTTAAGCAAAGTGGCGTGCCTTGTATTTTGGCGATCAACAAAATCGATAATGTACAAGATAAAGAAGAATTACTACCGCACCTACAAAAGCTAGGTGAAATGCATGACTTTAAAGACATTATGCCAATTTCTGCAACGAAAGGAGATAATGTTGAGAAGATCAAACAGCTTTGTTTTGATGCCTTGCCAGAAGGCGGTTTCTGGTTCCCAGAAGATTATATTACCGATCGCTCTAGTCGCTTTATGGCGTCTGAGATTTTACGTGAAAAGTTAATGCGTTTTACTGGTGATGAGCTGCCATACTCAACGACAGTAGAAATTGAGCAGTTTAAGCAAGACGAGAAAGGTATTTTACATATTAATGCCTTAGTCTTGGTTGAGCGCAATAGCCAAAAACGGATGATCATCGGCAATAAAGGTGAAAAGCTGAAAACCATGGGTCAAGAAGCCCGTCGTGATATGCAGGCACTGTTTGGTCAACAAGTGTTTTTAGAAACTTGGGTAAAAGTGAAAACCGGTTGGGCAGATGATGAACGAGCGTTACGCAGCCTTGGTTATGGTGACGACTACTCTGGTTAG